A stretch of the Glycine soja cultivar W05 chromosome 13, ASM419377v2, whole genome shotgun sequence genome encodes the following:
- the LOC114382384 gene encoding uncharacterized protein LOC114382384 yields MSPASKSKSKDKKAGKEAQKSSAKSSGSGNAVAGVPASAYNPLSGTFHTLEMSPTSTSQVHSNGRFRNIDETDEHPAGSVVAGVEYDSVSNNGSWSGDSEDHKDKASNPPARLEAVPGADNDKREKIRQKNEKKHQRQKERRAQELHDRCTGYIMSRKLEALAQQLVAMGFSHDRATVALILNEGRVEESVAWLFEGGEEADNHKDTNIGGGNLKIDISEELARIADLEIRYNCSKQEVERAVVACEGDLDKAAESLRELKLDRPSGPPKPEEIGDLSSLSSKQSGAVNQNARPQTKPILSPNQPKKDEKDFNYAKQAVILGGSTESSNRLVQPLKRILPKPEWAKPQQAAVPADKRWPGAGSNPSVSYSLASPLQVSPTSAKTEASYMAAGGDYKNLQPGSAREPVIVMQRPQTVNAKQIPAASMSSSPPGVAASWYPTNSIEVMRSNGFISHPPSTRSLSSNYFSSNQLYHQLQCQPPQQFVAGNSSSVDLLATNQGNSLWNKTAASPSLAAASSLGLFSRLGSAATSGATSPVDWSTGGTMQFDYTNIDWSLDRGLSPPRSNALLFGLSPFTKSSSTLYGSNASGTVAQTTVRSLPSNGSMVPLPGLQNGVVSSAETSGSRDWSSPFEGKDLFSLPRQFVSSPSL; encoded by the coding sequence ATGTCTCCTGCTTCCAAATCTAAGTCTAAAGACAAAAAGGCTGGCAAGGAAGCTCAAAAGTCTTCTGCCAAGTCTTCAGGATCTGGTAATGCCGTGGCTGGTGTACCAGCTAGTGCATACAACCCTTTATCGGGAACATTCCATACTTTGGAGATGTCACCAACATCTACTTCCCAAGTACATTCTAATGGTCGTTTTCGGAACATAGATGAGACGGATGAACATCCTGCAGGCTCAGTGGTAGCTGGTGTGGAGTATGATTCTGTTTCTAACAATGGTAGTTGGTCTGGTGATTCAGAGGACCATAAAGATAAAGCTTCTAATCCTCCTGCTCGACTAGAAGCAGTACCAGGAGCTGATAATGACAAACGAGAGAAAATCCGACAGaagaatgaaaagaagcatcaacGACAGAAGGAAAGGCGGGCACAAGAGTTGCATGATCGCTGCACTGGATATATTATGTCAAGGAAACTTGAGGCACTTGCTCAACAGCTTGTGGCAATGGGGTTTTCTCATGACCGTGCAACTGTAGCATTGATACTGAATGAAGGAAGGGTGGAGGAATCAGTAGCATGGCTGTTTGAAGGTGGTGAAGAAGCAGATAATCATAAAGATACAAATATAGGTGGGGgtaatttgaaaattgatataTCAGAAGAACTTGCTCGAATTGCAGATCTAGAAATCAGGTACAATTGCTCAAAACAGGAGGTTGAAAGAGCAGTTGTTGCTTGTGAGGGTGATCTTGATAAGGCTGCTGAGTCTTTGAGAGAATTGAAGCTGGATCGACCATCTGGTCCACCAAAGCCAGAGGAAATTGGTGATCTTTCTTCCCTTAGCAGTAAGCAGTCAGGAGCTGTGAATCAGAATGCTAGGCCACAGACAAAACCCATACTTTCTCCAAATCAACCCAAAAAAGATGAAAAGGATTTTAACTATGCAAAGCAAGCAGTTATTCTAGGAGGATCTACGGAATCCAGCAACAGACTTGTGCAGCCTCTTAAGAGAATCTTACCCAAGCCCGAATGGGCAAAGCCTCAACAAGCTGCTGTACCAGCTGACAAGAGGTGGCCAGGTGCAGGATCTAATCCTTCGGTTTCATATTCATTGGCTTCACCATTGCAAGTGTCACCCACATCTGCTAAGACAGAAGCTTCTTATATGGCTGCAGGAGGTGATTATAAGAACCTTCAACCTGGATCAGCTAGGGAGCCAGTAATTGTGATGCAGCGACCTCAAACTGTAAATGCAAAGCAGATTCCAGCTGCCAGCATGAGTTCATCTCCTCCCGGAGTAGCTGCCAGTTGGTATCCAACTAATAGTATTGAAGTCATGAGGTCCAATGGCTTTATATCTCATCCTCCTAGTACTAGAAGCCTCAGTTCAAACTATTTCAGTTCTAATCAACTGTACCACCAACTTCAATGTCAACCGCCTCAGCAGTTTGTGGCTGGCAACAGCAGTTCAGTAGATCTCCTAGCAACTAATCAAGGGAATAGCTTATGGAATAAAACAGCTGCATCTCCAAGTCTTGCTGCCGCTTCTTCTCTTGGACTCTTTTCCAGGCTAGGATCAGCAGCTACATCAGGGGCAACTTCTCCAGTAGACTGGAGCACTGGTGGGACAATGCAATTTGATTATACCAACATAGACTGGTCCTTGGATAGAGGTTTATCTCCCCCACGGTCTAATGCATTATTGTTTGGGCTTTCTCCTTTTACAAAGAGTAGTAGTACTCTATATGGCTCAAATGCTTCTGGCACGGTTGCTCAGACGACAGTTAGATCATTACCCTCTAATGGTAGCATGGTTCCTTTGCCTGGATTGCAAAATGGTGTAGTATCGTCTGCTGAAACATCAGGTTCTCGGGATTGGAGTTCTCCATTTGAAGGGAAAGACCTTTTTAGTTTACCAAGACAGTTtgtttcttctccttctctgtAG